The genomic segment CTCCTAATGTTCCAAAGCTTATCATTCTTTGTAATCTGGTAGATGGAACTTTTTGTGCTTTTGCAGTAGGTGAAagctttgaaagaaaaatttatttattaatgtatttaaataaaatgcatCATACCATTtaacgtaatttatataaaaatgtaaaaagactCACAGTTTGCTTTGGTCTAACAGATGGTTTTGGTTTAACTTGAGAGTTTTCTGAAGctactttcatattttcagttgccatgttttttaatttctcaaaatcagtttttattgtatttgatACATCTTGTTTCATGTTCTGACTCTTTATGTTTTTTTCATGCTCTAATTccaatttcttcaaaattgcTTTATCTTTCTCAGAAAGTTCAATCTTAGGTATTTCATGTTCTAgtttggaaattgtttcaattttttctttcacagTTGAGTACTTTTTTAGTGGTTTATCCTGTTTACTTCTTATATCATTTTCGTTATCAGGTTTTACGATTGGAATATCCATCTCTATTATTATCTCTTTTGGATCTTTAGCAGGATTATAAACATGTAATTTAGTTCTGGTAGATTTTCTAGGTTTATCTGGGTCAACTGGCATTCCTGCCACTTCTTTAGttcttaatttcaaaaattctattataccCTTTTCAACAACATTTATTCGTTCTGTCActtctttaaattctttcgTTATTTGAACCTGTATACATGTTATACTGTACaggaaattataatattcatttataaaattaatttatattagtaGTCACCATATAAgataattattgttatattacaAGAACGTTTGCCATATtagaaaaaagtattaaaaatctatatttatttttgaaacttACAGGAACCTTActtagttttatattattcaatatttttaaattatctgtCAGGCATTTCTCTGCAGTAGTCTTCAAACTTGAAGTCTTTACTACGTGTTTAACTGTCTCTTCTTGATGCTTAATCACAGCTTCGGCTACTACCTTAGCTCCTCTAAGTATACCAATGACATCAGACATCCGATGTTGagacatttttttaatgtgaTTGATGTAGAAATTGATTGTTAAATACTGCCTATTGAGATATAAATTTAAGTCATGATGTTATTTctctattatatatacacacatacacacacatattacttttgttttttaataacaatgtATTAGGTTATTCTatgtaatttacttataaGGAGTGTTGCGACTTCAAAAAATTACGTacttgaatattaatataccGCTTGTAGTACATgtgtttaaaatatatgcaGACCTTGAAACGTATGAATAGGGTTATAGTACAATGTGCCGGGACTTTTATTACTATAGATcctttttttatatcaattagatataacttttaaataaaaatgatctcTTAAATTAAATGCCCAACCTTTTATTtgatgtaaataatttaattgttaatattttagaaacatGTATGCAAAGGAACTTTTACTCTTCGCACAATTGATACACAGTCCATAGtacgtaaaaaaaattaatataatgcaATCTTTTTCTTAGAATTCTTAgagtatgtatattatttgccttatttattctattttatatttttgttttatattttatttccattattatttattaaaaatattaattaactacATAATTATCAAAGTTATAAGAATTtccttttcatatttttgatttattaataacaatttattaactataaataaataaattacagaaattctacaatttattgagaatatctttatttaatGGTTTGTTTACGAATTAtcatatgtaaataatatacatatatgtatgtagaatATACAAAAAGAGTTGGGGACAAACAAAAAACAAACACAAAAGTCTTAATAAACATGAATTAAAAACTCATTATTTTCAGAGTTACGAAATGCTTAATGTATAAAAGTATTGCGTGTAAGCCAGCGAAGGGGAAACATATTGAATGTATGCTGTAAAGGCAATGTCTTACTGACAAAAACAGCTCGTGACTCAGAAATAAATAGTTTTCTACAACCTGTAAGAGTAACTTGCGTTTCGAATAggttttcaaaaattcaaaatatagtaaaatcATTCTAAAAACGTTTGATTTTCTCATTTCCATACTAACTGCTTTCTTGCTATTCTTCCCAATCTACCAATTTCATTACAatcatattttatgaaaaatttcatactTCTTCTCCATGTAATTTATAAGAGgaatttataagaattaataaGGAGTGTTAAGCTTTGTATTAAGTCTTGCTGCAGAATGCAAAAAATGCTTTTactatattttgaatttttggaAATCTAATCAAAACCCAAATTATGCATGCGGATTgtaatatatgtgtatatctTATAAAACAAAGTTTAAACATGTATCTAGTAAATTAAAAAGCGAACTTTTTAAATTCgctcataataaaaattacaaaaaatcaaTTGATAACAGGATTGTTGTTTTAATAACTTTTGTGAACAAAAACTCATAATTTGTTTttggtatttatatttatcaacaCCTTATAAGCtctacaataattttatttatatacacagTATATACTTTTCTCGTTGTACCTTTATAGAActagaaaaacagaaaatttattatacaacaaATTCTAACCGATTTGGGATGATTTACTTTTTCAGTAAATTCAagctaaataaatttattttgtttatagaCCCTGAGGTGGTCTCAACGAAATTAAAGTAATACATgcataaaattattagaagTATATGAATAacagtatttataaaaaatgctATTTGGTTTATGTGTAcatttaatatgtatatctatatatatttatcattgtatacaacatttttatacttgaaaaatttgtaaaatctttttgaaattctttttctcaAAAATGTCCTTTTTAGGTTTCTTAATAAGGCTTCTCTtgatatcaatatttattaagtatATATGGAAAGAGAGACCACCTCATTAGGTTTAATGTCTTGTTTTAAAAACATAtgtaaaacaaagaaaattaattttataacaaagttAAGTGTAAGAAACTGacatttgttaaaattaaataacatttggTTGATCTGGAAAAAGCGAAGCAAGAAATGTACTGAAAAATGTCCAGGTAAAAGCAAGTGCACCAGGTCTTTGCTCTTCGTGTTCTTCATTTGCATTTGTTCTTGCTTCTGCTTGTACAGCTGGCACTTGACCATTTTGTTGCTGTGCAGGTTGCGGACCTATTGCttcattttgtaatatttggtTATTGTTATCCACCCGATCTCCTCTACCATTATTATTTTCAGGTAATAGAATAGGTTGTGCCCGGAAAAAACCACCTTGACATCTGTGAAATATTCACttcattatacatatttgcatGTAAAAGATGTAAacacaatatttatatatattaacttaCAGATACATTATGCAGCCAAGTAacgtaacaataaaaaatcttaGAGGAGACGAGTAAAAATATACTAAAgcgaaaaaaagaattattctgGACAGCATATAAAAAACATCTAGCCAATCTCTGTTAAATGCACCATCTTCTCCAGCACCATTATTTCCTCCATTAACATCAGCTTCTTGAGCAGCAGGTTGTTGTTGCTCATTAcctacattattattattattattattattattattatttgtgttATTTGTATATGGATTTTGAACATTATCATTTGTATTGACATTCATTTGCTGAACATATGGAATGCTAGTCTGTAATTGTATTCCTTGTGCTGCCAtcctataataaaatattccttttcactataaattatatataatttccaaatattaaaataagttaTAAGAATGCTATTTACAGTTGCATATATTGTGTCAAATAATGGGTATATGCTTGTTGCATCCAAGCCATTTGTTGACTATTTCGTGGatcaaaatattgtaatgTAGAATACAATTGTGCTGGAGTATGTTGTGTAGCAACATTAGTAATATGTTGACTTTGATTctgtatattatttgtattatttaatctCATATTTTCCACCGTACTTCTTGCAGTAGAAATTGTCTTTGTATTTTCCACAACTTGTtcagttattttatttgttgatGTTGTTTGCGAAGCACAGACTAAATGAACTATATAGGTTTGATCTTCTTGCCCATTACAGTGTCTTAGCACATCTTTTAAACATGTGGAATCACTTAATAATTGCCCTGAATATATAAGTTTCTGACTTGCTTGTTCCTACAAATATATTCAattcattatcattttatttcttacacaatatttttactatttcttgatttcgaataaacaattaattattacagACAAGTAATAAGATAAAGTCATTTTATtgttgataattaaattataatcattaaactcataaaaatatcaacataTTATCTCTAATAGATAACGAACTATAGCTTTCTAAGAATACTTAAAGGGAAACATCcgcaatatttttttgtttttcttttgtgtCATGTAGTGATGCTAACGATACATTGCTTTCACTACGAATACAACTTTCACAAAATTTCATATGACGTGAGATTCATAAAATAGACGAAACAAAACTCACTGGTTTACTAGGATAAACATCGGACAAATGTTCTTTTAATTGGCGAACGGTCCACCCAATATCACAATTTACGATTTGATCTTTAATCTGCTGATTCGatgcttttattattactttgacGGCGACTTCTTCCATTGTTAATAAATCCTGGCTTTTTATATCCCGTTTGATCAGCTGTTCTTACTGTCAATCACTcagcaaaattaattaacagtgCTACCGAGGCAGATTGATGTTTGCGTTTGAGAGATTTTTATACACTGCGTTAGCTCCCTTGTTGAAACCTGCCGATTTGCATAAAATACCTCGTACTATTTATTTGGATATTGACTAAAATAGATTCATAGTTAATGTATTATGACTTTGTAACTCAAACGGATATTTAatcgtaaatatatttttgtaagcGTCACTAAATGGAATCACGTATTTGGCGATTTATCATTGGTCGTAGGTCGTAATCGTagattacaatttatttatgctTTGATAAGAGCCGATCCTCAAGTTCATTTCAATGCTTTATAGCGATATCGTAATCTGCGAAAGTTACTAACGGTTCATGGAAACTGCATCGCAGTAGTAAGTGTAGTTTGACATTGGTAGAGTTGGTAATCGTTACCGTTATTAAAGAGTCAAAGCCTTCGAAATTTTTGAgtttgaatttgaattaaacaaaatttggaTATAATGAAATGTGAGcattatttcatttgttattAAATGTTTTCCCTATCGATGCATTTTACTGTTTATCTTTTACGAAAAGATTGGTATACTATgaatattaaacgttataaagtagtattGACATAATTTAGGCTTCATACTATTTAACCttgcaatttttcaattatttgttcatcagtattattcaaaatcggtacttcatttaattattgcattctgaattattttataaaatactgaTGCATGAgttataatttatcaataaagATCTTCTTGaagatattcttttaatatattcttttatgtCGCAGGGTTCCCTCCAAATCTACTACAAACAGTTCAAGGCGATCTTCTGTAAGTATAATgatattcaaaaaatatttgtaggaCATGTAAATAATGTTAATGTTGATTCtgtagtatattattattgcggCTTTGTGTATATTATGCCATAAGTTGTGTACTAAGGTTGTTTAGATTTGACAcactatttaattaattaatattttcaagtttGATTATAAGTTTATTCTGTTATCTTGAAACTTTGTTAAATACCACTGTTATTTTTGTAACACACTTAGATACTTAAGCCTCCCAAACCACGCCATCCTCTGCAGAACTTAAACTTTAATAGTTCATCCAATGAAAGTAGTCCTACTGCAACGGCAAAGATTAAAAGACGTGTTAGTTTTGCAGAAAAAAAACATGTCAAGTGAGTTACTTGAtgcttataattttttttaataaactttcaTAATGTAGTTGATTTGTTAATTCATGGTATAAAATTCATTGTACAGAGAATTTTGCAATTCCTTGGAGCAAGGAACTGTATGGGATAATACATATGAAGAGCATGATTTAAGTAATCTCAAAGTACCATGTTCCTCTAATCAAAAAGAATGTGAgactgaaaatgtatataaagaaaatatttttgataatattcatgaaaataatGTGCAGTTTGTTTGTAATAAAGtaacaaatgaaaatgttgATGTTGAAGAATGTAGTTCACACATTGCAAATACAATTGAAGATGTAAATTGTCAAAATGAAATGTTACTGACTGAACCGTTAGTTAGACTTCATGATGTAGTTGTTCAAGAAACTGAGTCTACTTTTTTGACTGATTTACAGTTGAAAAATGATAACCACAAATCAAAGAGTATTATCGTGTATGAAGATCCCGATAGAAACTTAACTGAAAAAGTGTTAGACTTATCAGAatcaaatgtaaataattttcataatcatcataatgaattaaatacatCTACATCTACATCTGTTcagaatatatatatggatTTGACTGAAGTTGTTCCCAGTAACATGTATATTGGTGCACATTATAGTAAGAATACTGAAGAGATTAAAGATGTATCAATGGAATTAACAACACTTGTTTTACCATCAAATGCACAAAACTTTTTGCAATTTAACAAACCCAACGTAACAGAGAATCTAATAAATCAAGATATGCCAATGGAATTAACTGGAGCCTTACCATCTATCATTAAACTTACTGATAATATTAGTAATCCACAGGCAGCTATGTGTAGTGAAGAtgataaaactaaaaaatttcataatgttTCAATGGAAATGACTACAGCAGTACCAccttctatatataatttacaaccaagtagtaatattataaatcattGTGTTTCAAATGATAAAGAGAATAGAACAATTACTTTTTGTGATGTATCAATGGATATTACTAAAGTTGTAGAAAGAACCGTTTATAAATCTCCTGACAGATTACCAATGATACAAGAACCATtgcaatgtaaatataatattacaagacAGGATGAAAGAactgaattattaaatacatctTTAGAAATGACTAATGTAGTCCCAGTTAATATACATtctggaaaaaaaaatcgtagaCAACATGCAACTAATCTTGGTAGTCCAGAAAgtagtattaaaaaattaagaattaacTCAAATGTTTATGAAACACAAACAAATAATAGTAAAACTAGAATTTGTAATAATGAGTCAATGGAATTTACCACAGCTATAACAACTTTACCTAGAATATaccagaataatttacaaatagcTACACAAAATGTGCCTACCACCCAATCAAATTTTTCTGCTTCTATGTTTGACAATAGTAGAAGTCATTTATTATCAAACAaaactattatttttcatGATAATAATATGACATTTACAGACATATTACCATCACTTAATAAAAGGGGTAATATGGAAGGAAAGATAATTGTATATTCTGAATCAAATGTAAATGATAATGAAGATGTAACAACAACACAATCTCAAGCTGAAGATTTTGACACAGATTTTACTAAAGATAGACAATCAGCATTACCTGATAGTGTTCAAAATAGAAATCTTCCAGATTTCTCAACCTGTACGGATAATGTCTTAAAAGATATTACTGCTACTGTAGCAATTCCTTGTTTATTAAACTCAGATATAACCTTGAATAAAGAAAGCTATGTAGataaggaaaataattttccaaaaagTGTAGAAAATAATGTTCTGGAAAAGTATACTCCAATTAAAGTTCAGAGTTCTGCAAATATTATACCTAGCATGCCCTTGCATGAGTCAGTGCAACAAGATACTTTTGCTTCAGCTTTAAGAGAAAATAACACAGAAATAGCTTGTGCTACATTTAACTCTGTATCAAATGATGCTTCTGCTGTAAATTCTGagttaaataaagataaacaCTCACCAGTTAAATACACACAAATAATTACATCACATCCAAGAAGAACATATACAATTCAACCATCAAATAGTAATCACACTTTTACAatcaacaaaaaagaaaataataacatttcaGAAATTAACAATGATGTTCTTGATATAAATAACAAGGAAAATAATGTATGTAGCGTTTCGaataatacaaaatgtttACAAAATAGAGATTATAATAGGGAATATTTAATGGATAAAAACGATatgttttttaatgaaaatgtgGAAGTATTAGAATCAATTCCATCATTACCATCATTTAATTGTTTGGATGATTTGACAGATACAGATATGAATGTTAATAGCAATAAGGAAGTTAAGACAGAAGAAAATTGCCTTTCAAAAAATGGGAATAGTAAAGTTACTTTAAATCTTGAGGATTGTGAAGGAATTGTATTAGAAGAAAATGTGCGGAAATCTTGCACATTTCTGATAAAACGTACATCTCTAAATGATGCACCAGAGAATTCAAAGCTTGAACAAGAGGATCAAGTACAAACAGGTGAAATCCAGAAGTTGGAATTTCTGGATGTAAGAGATAACAGTACAGAGTCACAAATTTTACATCTTTCGTCTTCAACAGTAAATGATAGTGAAAAATTACCTTCGACGCCCGTTAATGAAGAAAATGATCAAGATTTACGTTTGAACAATTCCAATTTAGAAAATCAAAGCATAGAATGTTCTTTATCAAATATAAGAGCTATTCATGAAAGTACTCCAAAAGCTGATGATGATAAGTTAATTGATACACACAGAATGGAAGTAAATAATGAATCTTATTCAAACGATAAATTGCAATTAAGTTTGGAACCTCATACTTCTTGCAAAGAAGATGTTGCAATTGAATTGGATCCTTTTTCTGCGTTAATGAACGAGTTGAAAGATTGTGCGAAAAGGtatttgaaagaatttaatattttctaatatttcatcGATATTGCATCATATAATACTTGAAATGCCCTTTCTAGTAACGAGATTATTTGGGAAGTATAtcacgaaaatattgaaaaaagcaTGTTTGTTGTTGGTTTCATATCGTGTTCACTGTTAGTAGTAATATTTATACGGGATTCTTgtgatgtaataaataatgaatttattaaagagattaaattaatttctcgattAGCAGGTGAGTCCAAAAAAGCGAATTAATGAAAagagtattaatttatatttaatgcaatttgtttaaaaatatcttcgttTATTAGATGATGCGGATGCATTAATAAGTATAGTTCATAGAATGATTTTAGAAAAGTTAGacataacaaaa from the Bombus fervidus isolate BK054 chromosome 12, iyBomFerv1, whole genome shotgun sequence genome contains:
- the Herp gene encoding homocysteine-induced endoplasmic reticulum protein is translated as MEEVAVKVIIKASNQQIKDQIVNCDIGWTVRQLKEHLSDVYPSKPEQASQKLIYSGQLLSDSTCLKDVLRHCNGQEDQTYIVHLVCASQTTSTNKITEQVVENTKTISTARSTVENMRLNNTNNIQNQSQHITNVATQHTPAQLYSTLQYFDPRNSQQMAWMQQAYTHYLTQYMQLMAAQGIQLQTSIPYVQQMNVNTNDNVQNPYTNNTNNNNNNNNNNNVGNEQQQPAAQEADVNGGNNGAGEDGAFNRDWLDVFYMLSRIILFFALVYFYSSPLRFFIVTLLGCIMYLCQGGFFRAQPILLPENNNGRGDRVDNNNQILQNEAIGPQPAQQQNGQVPAVQAEARTNANEEHEEQRPGALAFTWTFFSTFLASLFPDQPNVI
- the LOC139992728 gene encoding uncharacterized protein — translated: MVPSKSTTNSSRRSSILKPPKPRHPLQNLNFNSSSNESSPTATAKIKRRVSFAEKKHVKEFCNSLEQGTVWDNTYEEHDLSNLKVPCSSNQKECETENVYKENIFDNIHENNVQFVCNKVTNENVDVEECSSHIANTIEDVNCQNEMLLTEPLVRLHDVVVQETESTFLTDLQLKNDNHKSKSIIVYEDPDRNLTEKVLDLSESNVNNFHNHHNELNTSTSTSVQNIYMDLTEVVPSNMYIGAHYSKNTEEIKDVSMELTTLVLPSNAQNFLQFNKPNVTENLINQDMPMELTGALPSIIKLTDNISNPQAAMCSEDDKTKKFHNVSMEMTTAVPPSIYNLQPSSNIINHCVSNDKENRTITFCDVSMDITKVVERTVYKSPDRLPMIQEPLQCKYNITRQDERTELLNTSLEMTNVVPVNIHSGKKNRRQHATNLGSPESSIKKLRINSNVYETQTNNSKTRICNNESMEFTTAITTLPRIYQNNLQIATQNVPTTQSNFSASMFDNSRSHLLSNKTIIFHDNNMTFTDILPSLNKRGNMEGKIIVYSESNVNDNEDVTTTQSQAEDFDTDFTKDRQSALPDSVQNRNLPDFSTCTDNVLKDITATVAIPCLLNSDITLNKESYVDKENNFPKSVENNVLEKYTPIKVQSSANIIPSMPLHESVQQDTFASALRENNTEIACATFNSVSNDASAVNSELNKDKHSPVKYTQIITSHPRRTYTIQPSNSNHTFTINKKENNNISEINNDVLDINNKENNVCSVSNNTKCLQNRDYNREYLMDKNDMFFNENVEVLESIPSLPSFNCLDDLTDTDMNVNSNKEVKTEENCLSKNGNSKVTLNLEDCEGIVLEENVRKSCTFLIKRTSLNDAPENSKLEQEDQVQTGEIQKLEFLDVRDNSTESQILHLSSSTVNDSEKLPSTPVNEENDQDLRLNNSNLENQSIECSLSNIRAIHESTPKADDDKLIDTHRMEVNNESYSNDKLQLSLEPHTSCKEDVAIELDPFSALMNELKDCAKSNEIIWEVYHENIEKSMFVVGFISCSLLVVIFIRDSCDVINNEFIKEIKLISRLADDADALISIVHRMILEKLDITKLLDLYKNRKDILPMLDYISEEVKLAMDFMFDLKRLNDLNLMEITHDSVSFVSQTKTGSIVLEITIDIKPFDKIESQNISVHCLIGSVREKDIKKLIMNVKRDHKFLRRYINDVKDYIYLMDESTV